AAGAACCAGTTGTTGATTTTTCACGTGCATGACTATACGGGGCAAGCCTTGAAGAGCGTATTGACTACTTGTTGGCAGTTTGAATGATCCATGTATCAGTACTCTCACTGCATAGATATCACGGCATGTTGGAGCATCTTTTGTTATGTGAAGTGTGTTGCACTTGTCTGTTGGCAAATTGAACACCTGATATATATACAAATCCTCACAATTTGAAAGTGAAACGATgtaaatcatattttttttacCAACAAATTGGTACCGTTTTTTTCCACGACATCCACTTTATAACAAGAACGCTGCACTGACAATGTTGATTTCAAAACTATGATAAAAATACGTACCCACGAATTTATAGAAGATTCAAAGTTCGTGAAAAAACTATGGGTCATCGTTTCCCTCTATCCTCGCCTATGAGTAGGAATAACATGACGCGAAAGTTTCCTTGGTGACATCATTCTTTATAACAACTAATCATGATTAGCCtattcaaatcaattgaaaaataGAGATAACGCTATAGAAACTAAATGGTGAAATGAACCGTCACCATATCGGTTGattccaagaaaaagaaaaacgaaaCTTATGAGCTTCCATGCCATTTACACACTTACTAGAGTAAAACTTACAGATGAATGAATCTCCAAACCCATAAACGTGAATTTTGATGGCGTATTGCGTTTTTCTGgaatcaaagttttttttttttttgatacatttTTCTGGAAACGTTTAAGGTCTTCTGATGGAatcaataattatttttttggtgaTCCACGGCACAAACAAAGATGAAAGAATCTCAAAAAGGAACCGTTTTTTATTAGACCATAAACAAATCTCCTCCTCTTTTAATTCCAATTTTTTCAATTGCATTGGATCTCTATTTACTCTCCCATTATCCTCCCACGATTAAGAGAGTTGCTTATCAATAAATAAGTTAAAACCGTCCATGCTCTAAGGTCTGCATGCAGCGAAACGGCTGCTCCTTTATGACTAGCACGTAATAATCCATTCCAAAAGaaaaagtttccaaaaaattGAATGCCTCCCTAATTATAATTATCAATGAGTTGTGTATAAATAAAGGACCGTATTTCTTCAACCACACACAttcactcattcattcattccAACTTAATTTTTTGGTGATTGTTTTTTCGTAagagtatcaacatgtcaaacatgaTTAGCCGCAACCCCATAAAAACCGTTGCCCAAAAcgtttttgctttcttttctaAAATGCATGATTGCGATGAAAACAATCATGCAAGAATTAGGTTTCGTGTTGCAAGAAAATGGGAAGAGATCGATTTCATGGCGACCAACGAAGTCACTAATTTGGATTTACTAATGATCGATGAAAACTTGAGTATATTGTTATTTCGATCCGAATTAAactatttttttaaaaagaacaaaatattagTGACACCTTCTAATCATTTTTACATAATTGCGATGAAATTAAACCTGCAGTACTCAAGTTTCGTGTTGCCAAAAAATGGGAAGATGTCGATTTCATGGCGACCAACTAAGTGACTGCTTTGGTTTGATTCACTAATGATCGGTCAAAACGTGAGATATTTTTATTTCGGTCCAAATCAAACTAATgttctttttttaataaaaatattagtCATGTATTCTAATCTATCTTGACGTCCAACACAGGAAAATACCATGCACGCCGTCGTCCCTAAGAATTTGATATTGGAAGTTCGGAACGTTGCTTCAATAAGTCATCTGCTTGTCTAGTAATCTTCCTTGGAGAGTGAATTACAACAGACCATTCAGGGTCCTTCAGATCTGGCGAGTAAAACACTTGTGAAGCCTCAAATCAAGTATCGCAGCTTCATCAAAGTAAATGTTTGAACTTCTGAAATTATTCAAGCTCACCAGTACCAAGTTGGAATCAGGACACATTTTACACCCATGACTCTTCTTCTCAACTTTCACCCAGTCGCAATAAAACACCACCTCTGTAAACTCTGTGTAGTCATGCTCCAATATTTGTTTAACCACACCATACCACTTAGTCACACCATCGACGAGTTTTTTTATCTTTACTACTTGCCCTGTATGTTGTAGTTGCTTCCATGCAAACGCCACTATCTTGTATGACGCGATCATGTTCTAGCTCATAGGATTTGGATGCGAAGATATGACCATTGACCCTGTACTTGTTATATTCCTTCGCTCCAACAGGCCCTTTTACATAACGCCATAATTTGGAGTTCATTTTGCGCTCTTTCACCAACTGAAGCATTACAGAACATGTCAGTCACAAAGAAAACTGACTAGCACAATATGAAAATCATATAAATCTCAGCATAATTACCTTATTATACATCCATTTTATGAAATCTGTTTGTCATTCTACTTCGCTTCTCGTGCTCTCTATCCCATTTGTATCAACCATTATCTCATCACAGTATTCACTGGCAAACCAGCTTACATGTGAGAATAATTATCACAAACTACAAAAGAAAAGTATTCTTAAAGAATCAATAAAAAAGGTACTCACGCGTAGTAATCTGCAAGACCTTCTACTTCATGATGAAATATCACCCATCTAAATATCTGTATAATTTGTACATCAGATAGAATCACTTTCTTATCTCCATATCCCCGAGGGCCTTCATCATTGTACTCAGAATCGGCATCCAAGAATGCTTCATGTGTAGCTTTGTGATTGCCATCCTTTGAGTTGTTTCCCACGTGTTCCATTGCATGCACCACACCTTCAGATACATGTTGATTTTCTTTAAACGAACCTTCCACGTAACGCTTGTTGCTTGGAATGTTCTTGTAAAGCTTCATCGCCCTGCGTAACACACAAACTACATGTGAACAAAATAGTTCGACACCATCATTTTTAGCTCTAAAATTATGACCTGGTCTCGTTTCAGTGTACACCAGCTGCAGATATTCATTAACTGTAAAAATAAAGAATCTGTAAAGTGATACAGAACTCAAGTCTGGAGGGATATACCCATCATAAATACTAGTGATTAAAACTTGGAGCTTAGCTCCACCTAAGTTATACATGAAACTATTTAGCTGCTGCATAGTTTATAGATTATAGTGTCGATTACCAATAACAAAGTTAAAACTTGGTTCAGTTCATGCTTCAGTATCAAAATAATTTAAAGtaattacctttcaaatggatacatccatCGGAATCTAACTGGTCCACAAGTTAGAGCTTCATCAGCAAGATGCACCACCAGATGGAtgctgataacaaaaaaagaaggCGGAAAATACTTTTCCAGAACACATAATGCCTCAGCAACCATGTATTTCGCCTGTTAAAGAACAAACTGATTTGTTGAAGAGCCCTCCGAAGATCTGGGTAGCGCGGGAAAGCATGTTGTAGCAGAACTGGCAGCAAATATTCCATAATCATATGAAAGTCATGCGACTTCAAACAGTGCAGGCCGGGAGGTTGAAGAGTGACATTGTTTCCAAGATTTGAGGAAAATCCAGTCGGAAACTTCATGTCTTTCGATATCTTCAAAAAGTCATTTCTTTCCTTCTTGCTCAAAATATAAGGAGTGTCAGGTACGATATCTTTACCAGTTTCAGGATCTTCAGTAATCCATTGACCCCTCTGAATATTCAGAGCCTCCATACCTTTCCTAGCAAACAcactatctttttatttcttctttaagTCAAGTAAAGCATCTACAAGATGTTCACTAACATTCTTCTCAACGTGCATTACATCAATACAGTAACAATATTCATTATAAATCCATGTTGGAATATCCAACGGCCTCGACCTTTTGTAAAACGCTTTAGTTGGTGAATGAATATCATCGCAATCAACTTCATAAAaatctctctttctcttcttacCGTCTTTGGAAAGCTTACCAGGAACATAATGAACATGACTGGTCTTCGCCATTACTTCTTGTCCGGTTAATCGAACTGGTGCAAATCCCTTCTCTTTTGTTTGGAGTCCCATATACTTGCTTGACCTGAAAAGAGGACACGAAATTCTCACTACCAATGCAATTCCTTTTCAATTGAACAGTCAAaaattaagaactaaaatgaTCATATATGACCAAACCAAGCTTcacaaaaaatcaagaataacAACTTTAAACCAACTCCCTTGGAAATTATTGAACATGTTAAAATCAACAATGAACCAGAAACTCCAAAGTTAAATATAAAAGCCATGCTTAGTTATTTGTTTTGCAAGTAATTGCAGTATCAAATTCATGCGACATTTCATCATGTTAGATAATCAAAAATAATTAAGGAAATTTTCATCATGTACCTGAAAGGATGATTTGTCTTCAAAAATCTTCGGAAATTTTTGTACACAATCTTGCGGGAGTGAGGTAACCAATTACTTTCCATCTCATCTGCACAACCAGGACACGTTTTGTAACCACGAACTACACATCCAGATAGATTTCCGTATGCAAGTACGTCATGAATACCTCACATAAGAATTGCTCTCAACTTGAATGCCTATTTTAAACGCATATCATATGCATCAATACCCTCCCAAAGTTGTTGCAGGTCCTCTATTCATACTTGAAGAAAAACACAGATGTCTTGCCCCGGTGCTTTAGGCCCTGGTATCAACAACGACATGATCTGAAACTCTTCCTTCATACATAGTGATGGTGGAAAGTTATACATTACCAAGATAACTAGCCAACAACTATAACCGGTAGATTGGATGCCTCGAGGATTAAACCCATCAGTTGAGATGCCAAGCCACACATTACACGCTTCACTTGCAAACTCAGG
This is a stretch of genomic DNA from Papaver somniferum cultivar HN1 chromosome 1, ASM357369v1, whole genome shotgun sequence. It encodes these proteins:
- the LOC113339656 gene encoding uncharacterized protein LOC113339656, which encodes MESNWLPHSRKIVYKNFRRFLKTNHPFRSSKYMGLQTKEKGFAPVRLTGQEVMAKTSHVHYVPGKLSKDGKKRKRDFYEVDCDDIHSPTKAFYKRSRPLDIPTWIYNEYCYCIDVMHVEKNVSEHLVDALLDLKKK